TGTATTTTATTAATGGGTTTGGCTAAAGATGGTCTTAAAGTTGTCAACTTTGAATCAAATTCTAAGATTTGTCAAACATAGTATACATCAATTTGGAGTATCAAATTGTTTTCATGGGTCAATGGACTTTGAACTGCCAAACGTGTGGATTctgtttgaataattaaaaattatattattgatctttaatatcattattgttattttatctttaaatagaTTGAAAGTATTTATTATCAACactattttatgaaattagaCTCAAATAAGATGACAAAATTGAGCATACCTACTCTAAATAAGATATTATCCTTCtacttaaatttgttttaatttaagaaatcaaatatttttttttatgttctaTACCTAGTATTAACACTATAGACTAAATTGGGTTACTATCATTCTTAGGAGTGagaataaaatagttaaaattaaaattgttatatcattaaaatttatattatgttgtaaaatttagtttaatataacatttgagatatattattattatttaattaataaataaattattaaaaagaagGTATAGTTAATATTagtctttttttataaaaaaaaatctataagtTTTTGATAATAAACTCAAGTGAATGTTGCATTGATTACACACATATTCTATCCAAAGATATATTGTTCTTAAAAGTTCAAACTTACTTCCATAATACatagattattataataatggGTGAGAGATTATTATAactttcaaaatgaaaaataaaaatgaaaagtaaAAATCTTGAATACAAAaatagattataattttttttgattttttaaaaataaataaaaagaacatGAAGAAAGTTACAGCCACCTTCCTTTCCTTGTCTTGTCATTCTTGTTCTTGTCCGGGTCTTGACCGCCatagtcttcttcttctggtCCACTCAATGAATCTTTGAGTTTTCCTTGGTTTTGAATTCGGTGCCGTTTGATTCTCGTTTCCACTGAAAGAAGACTGTTTCAATTTCAAATCAACTTCCAAAGAATCTCCACCCATTTCAGACACATCTTCTTCCTCCTTCAAATTAGAAGGATTTTTCTGCAAAccctcatcatcatcatcttcaacccTCGTCTGATTCTGATCCAAACCCTCGTCTTCTCTTTCAACTATATCTTCATCCTCATCACTGGATTCATAAATCTCTTTACTCTCGCTGACCTCATCACTCCGGCGATGGTGGTGGTGATACTGAGGTTTGGAGAGTTCTACAGCCGCCCTTGCGGCGGCGGCAGCATGAGCGGCGGATTCAAAAGCCGCCTGTGCTGCATCAGCCACATCTTTGTATTGTCTCCCTGTTTTCATTGAATCTTTAAATTCATCCAGATTATTATGGGTTTCTTTGATTGGTGATTCATTATTATCCGATATGACCTGCAACCATTGATCGTATTCATATGTATTGTGGTGATTTCATGATAAATGGAATTTGAAGaggatttaattaattagtatttagTACCTGTTCATCATGATCAATATTGGGTGGTGGTGTTATATCTTGAATTTGCAACACAATGTTGTTTTCTGCAGCAATTTCGTTGAGTATTTTCAGTCTGCTTTTCAAATCTGGCTGTCTGGGTGATAACTTTATAACCatctaattaagaaaaaaaattcatcaaTTAGAATTAGGGTTCTTGAATTTGTAAGTTCAAATTATACCCTAACAAGATAATATTgccatttatcttaaaaaaaaacacttatttttttaattttaattttaattttaaataagatagATATATTAGAAATGATGAAAATTGTTtaagaaaagaaacaaaaatatgagagaaaacaaataaaaataaaaaacattacttaataaattatcgaagaaaaatgattaatttctCGACGGATTTTATATGCTTTTCAGAATGAATTTCATAAAACATCGTAACATTATGAATAATACGAATTTTACTACTACAATAAGTAAGTTTGACGATTTCTTTTCAACTAGACAGATAATTCACCAAAAAATTGAGATGGTAACTCAATTATGTAAGTTGTCATACTAGCCGtattaatctaaatttttcGACAACTACCCAAAGATTCGGGCATCCCAACTCTATAAATATTCTAGACAACTAACAACTATTGTATTCTTATCTCTATTCTAAGTCAAATAGTCCTACTTTGGCGAGTTTCGATTTCCTCGTCCTTTCACAATTCAAGCAAATCATGCCAAGGTGAATCTTAGAACTAGAGATTTCGAAACTCTTCAAACCCAATCAATTATGTTAATCTCATTACATAATATCTCGATCTTGACATAAAAGATTACACAAACTaacttttaatcaaatttcatcaaatttcgaAGGGTTTCGAaccatttacaaaaaaaaaagtgttattatctaaaaaaatttaagatatataaaattttcgtCATCTCAATACAGATCTTACATAGATCCATCAAACATGTCAATAAATTGTGAGTATCAGAATatcgaaaaataaaatcttcCAAAAAcggattaattttatttgttttataaaaataataataactttatatcaGCGATTTTACGACAATTTGCATATGTAAGTCTAAAATAAACCTGGCGGTTGACGGCACAGTTATTGCGCAATTCAATGGCTCGAGCCGCAAATTCTTTGCCATAAAGATTAGTGAAAATGGCTCGAATCtcttgaagttctggaaattcACCACACCTTGAAGCTGCATAAATCAAAGATGATACAGCTTCATTCACATCTTCAGGACATTccctataataataataacaattgaGAAATCATTCAAAGTTATAGATGATAATATAaacaagtaattaattaattaattaaacctgCTTTGTTCTTCAATAAGATGTATCCTTTCCAAGATGATGAAACAATAACCTTCTACCATAACAAAAACATCAATCATATTCTCTTCTTTTATCACTTGCTCAACACGAAGAAGGGCTCGATCGTGATGAGTTAGGTTTAGAAGCTGGATAACATCGGTTCGAGAAAGGGAGCAACGAGATTGACGTTGGTTCTTGAGGACGACTAAACGTGATAGAGCAAGGTTTAGAAGTGGCTTAAGTTGGTTCGAAGATTTCGAGTTCTTCCCCATTATTGCATCGAATTTCTTACCCATTTTCGatgttaataataatgtaattcgACTTCCTAAGACTTGacaatctttatatatatatataaaggactTTTGGTGTATAAAAGCGTGTTCAAGGATTTCTTATAATCTAAGTCATTGCAGACAAACATACATTGACCCTTCAAAcgtttacattttcttttaaactaAAAGGCATCactatcattaattaatattttgtacaaatatttttttttatttgttcaatatgtaattgaataaaaaaccatatttgttttcttaaaacaaagtttaattatttgtagGATCAATTTAATAGAACTCATGAtttatttacttgttttatgtatatttttctctttaatgaATCTAATTTTTTCAAGCCATCAAACTCTAATTCCTTAATGCTTAGAgtgaaattaaatttgaaaattttatttattttattttattttaatatattttatttaaattattcaagaTCAAATAAGGATTTAGAAATGATGCCTACGTTGAACTTTCGACATCAGTCTTGAAAGCCCGTGTGGGGAAGGTGTCTTCAATGACAgctaattcaaatataaaaatattaataataagtcactttcttattattataaataagtcacattcaatttaaatatattaaaatatattaataagtcTATGTATGAATAGTACAAAATTAGAATAGATAATATGGgttttaatttcaataaaattgtttgtttaaacatttaaaataactaattttaaaattactttatataaataaatcggGGCTCACataaaacaacaacaaaaaaaaaaaaacaatttcatatcTCACTAT
This genomic window from Impatiens glandulifera unplaced genomic scaffold, dImpGla2.1, whole genome shotgun sequence contains:
- the LOC124917964 gene encoding vacuolar protein sorting-associated protein IST1-like — protein: MGKKFDAIMGKNSKSSNQLKPLLNLALSRLVVLKNQRQSRCSLSRTDVIQLLNLTHHDRALLRVEQVIKEENMIDVFVMVEGYCFIILERIHLIEEQSRECPEDVNEAVSSLIYAASRCGEFPELQEIRAIFTNLYGKEFAARAIELRNNCAVNRQMVIKLSPRQPDLKSRLKILNEIAAENNIVLQIQDITPPPNIDHDEQVISDNNESPIKETHNNLDEFKDSMKTGRQYKDVADAAQAAFESAAHAAAAARAAVELSKPQYHHHHRRSDEVSESKEIYESSDEDEDIVEREDEGLDQNQTRVEDDDDEGLQKNPSNLKEEEDVSEMGGDSLEVDLKLKQSSFSGNENQTAPNSKPRKTQRFIEWTRRRRLWRSRPGQEQE